One stretch of Natronobacterium gregoryi SP2 DNA includes these proteins:
- a CDS encoding DNA-directed RNA polymerase subunit L, whose amino-acid sequence MELRVTDRTEDELSIEIAGEDHTFMNVLKGALLEHEDVSAATYDVNPEQSGGQTEPILTIKTEDDVDPIDALEEATADVREKAIAFREAFDAAA is encoded by the coding sequence ATGGAACTGCGGGTCACCGATCGGACCGAGGACGAACTCTCGATCGAAATCGCCGGCGAGGATCACACGTTCATGAACGTCCTCAAGGGCGCACTACTCGAGCACGAGGACGTGAGTGCAGCGACCTACGACGTCAACCCCGAACAGTCGGGTGGACAGACCGAACCGATTCTGACGATCAAGACCGAAGACGACGTCGATCCCATCGACGCTCTCGAGGAGGCGACAGCCGACGTCCGCGAGAAGGCAATCGCCTTCCGCGAGGCGTTCGACGCAGCGGCCTAA
- a CDS encoding phytoene/squalene synthase family protein: protein MTSGQPEYETDADLEWCYDAVHGVSRTFAITIDRLEEPMARHICLGYLLCRIADTIEDAGHIPPETQTELLVTYDRVLDPDTDLSVSTFMDDVSPWIPENCDDDWDVVAETPRVLRTFESLNEEPREIMREPVRELVDGMAMFTDRYADEGGLRLQTVDELEEYCWYAAGTVGTLITGLVARGASEDRAQEMRNNARSFALLLQLVNIAKDVENDYHEENNVYLPAEWLEEEDVPVEAVTDEENHGAVTNVIQRVTNRAETYVDDAHRYLEAVPERHGNRLSAWAIPYLLAVGTMRELRERPEDVVQEGDVKVSRAEVYALIQQFEDGISESRLDDLRQAIAEEPLHR from the coding sequence ATGACCTCCGGCCAGCCCGAATACGAAACTGACGCCGACCTTGAGTGGTGTTACGACGCGGTTCACGGCGTTTCGCGGACGTTTGCGATCACCATCGACCGACTCGAGGAGCCGATGGCGAGACACATCTGTCTCGGTTACCTACTCTGTCGGATTGCAGACACTATCGAGGACGCAGGCCACATTCCGCCGGAGACCCAGACCGAGTTACTCGTCACGTACGATCGGGTACTCGATCCCGATACCGATCTGTCGGTGTCGACGTTCATGGACGACGTCAGCCCTTGGATTCCCGAGAACTGCGACGACGACTGGGACGTCGTCGCCGAGACGCCCCGCGTGTTGCGAACCTTCGAGTCACTGAACGAAGAACCCCGCGAGATCATGCGCGAACCCGTCCGCGAACTCGTCGACGGGATGGCCATGTTTACGGACCGGTACGCCGACGAAGGTGGCCTCCGATTGCAGACGGTCGACGAACTAGAGGAGTACTGCTGGTACGCCGCGGGGACGGTCGGCACGCTCATCACCGGGCTGGTCGCTCGCGGAGCCTCCGAAGACCGGGCACAGGAGATGCGGAACAATGCTCGGTCGTTTGCGCTCCTGTTGCAGTTGGTCAACATCGCCAAAGATGTCGAAAACGACTACCACGAGGAGAACAACGTCTACCTCCCTGCCGAGTGGCTCGAGGAAGAAGACGTTCCCGTCGAGGCCGTCACCGACGAGGAGAACCACGGCGCAGTCACGAACGTCATTCAGCGGGTCACCAACCGTGCCGAGACGTACGTCGACGACGCTCACCGCTACCTAGAGGCGGTGCCGGAGCGACACGGCAATCGCCTCTCGGCGTGGGCGATCCCGTACCTGCTCGCGGTCGGAACGATGCGTGAACTCCGCGAACGACCGGAAGATGTCGTCCAGGAAGGAGACGTGAAGGTGTCTCGAGCGGAGGTGTACGCGCTCATACAGCAGTTCGAGGACGGAATCTCGGAATCTCGTTTGGACGATCTGCGGCAGGCGATAGCTGAAGAGCCGCTCCATCGGTAG